The Candidatus Babeliales bacterium genomic sequence CAATATGTCGATCTCTTTTTCTAAGAAATAACATAATTTAAGCATGCGAAGCTTAAGATCGGGTAGTTCAAGAATTTCTTGTCTGTTTTCAAGTGATAGATTGTCGATATGGACTGCGATAGTATCAGTCATATAATCCATATCTTGAACCGTTTTTACACTTGTGATGAGATCGGAGGGAGTTTTATCATTCAATGCAGAATATGTGGTATATAATTGGACTGTTTCGCGCCAAGTAGCCTCAAGTTCAATAGAAAGCTTTAAATCAGGGGTTGGCAGGTCTTGGTACTGGACATTAATAAATCCATCTTCGTGGTCTTCAAAACTGATCGCTTTTGCTCGGCATAGTCCTTCAGCAAGTATTTTTAATGGTCCGTTTGGCATGCGCATGACTTGTAGTATTGTGGAACGAGTACCATACGTAAATACATCGCCTTTGGTTGGAGTTTCTGTAGCAGCATTTTTTTGTGCAGAAATAAAGAGCATTCTATTCGTTTTTAAGGCATGCTCTACTGCTTTAATTGAAATATCGCGTCCAACAATGACAGGAATAATGCTTTTTGGGAGCATTGCTACGTTTTTAAGCGGTAAAAGAGGGAGAGAGCTTTCTGAGGATGCTGGTAGGTGCTTCAGTGACTTATTCTTTTCTTTTTGCATAGCGCTTCCCTGTGGATGATAACTGTAGTGGTTAGATTATCAAAATATTACATTTTCTTTATATAAGGCGGGTCATCTTCCTTTTAAGAGTAAATTATTGCGGTCTTTTGTCAATCAAAAAGAATTTTTCTAATTGAAATATGAAATCAAGGGTATATTTGATCAATTGTTGCATCAGCTTGTATTTGTAGTACAATTTTGTGATTACGTTTATAGGTACAGGTTTTATGATAAGGATTAAGATGAAGAAATGTTTGTGCAGAATGCTTATGGTGGCAGGGTTTATTGTAGGTAATAGTGCCTATTCTATGAATTTCCAACAGAATTTTCCTATCAACTGTTTTCTGTATCTTGTGGTTGCCCCGGTGTTGAATAATCAGCTATTGGTGGAAAACAATAAGGACTATTACTTACCCAACTGCCGTGATTCCCTTGGGTATACTCCAATGCATTATCTTACTATTCGTGAAGACGCTACGATAGAACATGTCGATGCTTTGCTGAAGCGTGGTGCAGATCCGACAATTCGTACTAATATCAGAATGAACATATATGGTAAATGGGAATTCGGCGATGATCCACATAAAACTGCCATTAAATACAACGGTCGATCGCCAGTTGAAACGCCCATCACAAGTTTTTTTGAGCATCAATGTTATGGGAATAAAGAAGTGGCGAATTATATTTTTTGTACAATATTGACCCTCAAATTAGAGAGAGCTATTCCACTGGAAGCAAACAAAAGAGCGCAACAAGCAGAAGATAGAGCAGCGATAAGAGGATTTCGAGAAAATTTAGAGAAACAGCAAAAAGAATTAGAACAACAGCGGGAAATGTCGAAAAGTGTGCCGATGTGGTGTGAAAATACAAAAGAATTAGTTGTAGGTGCGAAATAAAGTAAGAGATTAAAATATTTTTTTTGGTAATTAATTAATATAATTTTTACAAATCATTAATCCTCTGCTAAATTTATGTGGTAAAGTAGGTTTTCACAGTAATCATATTATTTTTATTTCGGAAGGGTGCTCGATGTTAAAACGTCTTGCGACGATGCTTTGGGGAAATTTTGAGAGCAAAGAGGAGCTGAAGAAATTTGGTATCCTAGCTCTTATTTTTTGTGGGATTATTGCAATTTATTGGGCGCTTCGTCCTATGAAGGACAGTATCTTTAATGCAATGATTGGTATGGAATGGCAACCAGTGGCAAAGATACTTTCGCTTGTTATTATTTTTCCTATAGTAATTCTCTACAGTAAGCTAGTTGACACTTTTCCTCGTCATAAGGTTTTTTACTTTCTAACAGGCCTTTATGGTGTAATAGCACTCGTTATGTTCTTTTGTTTTTCAGATTCTTCAATTGGTCTTGCTAATACGGTTAAAAGTCCGTGGCGTGTTTTAGGCTGGGCATGGTATATTTGGGTTGAAAGTTTTGGATCATTGATGGTAGCGCTTTTCTGGGCTATTGTTACCGATATCACTTCTCCTGAATCAGCAAAAAGAGGTTTTCCTCTTGTAGCTCTTTTTGGTCAAATAGGTAATATGGTTGGGCCTTTTTTCCTTAACGCAAAAAGACTAGGTTTTTCAAACAGTGCTCCTGTTGTAGGCGTGCTTGCAATTCTTCTTTTTGTTATTGGCTTTATGTTCTGGGTGTTTATGCATGTAACGCCAGCAAGCCAATTAAAAGGGTATCATCCTGAAGGTGAAGCAGAAGAAGGTGAACCAGGATTTTTTGAAGGCTTAAAACTTTTAGTAACTCGTGGTTATTTGCTTGGGTTGTTTTTAATCATCACAATTTACGAAGTTATTGTAACGGTACTAGATTTCCACTTTAAAATGAGCGTTTCTACAGCGTTTACTAATGAAGCAGAAGTTGGTGCGTACTTAGCTTCTTATGCAACAATGACTGGTCTTGTATCAACATTATGTGTGTTGTTTGGTATTAATAGTATTCAACGTATCTTAGGTATGCGTGCATCATTGTTAATGCTACCAATATTGACAACTGCAGC encodes the following:
- a CDS encoding Npt1/Npt2 family nucleotide transporter, with product MLKRLATMLWGNFESKEELKKFGILALIFCGIIAIYWALRPMKDSIFNAMIGMEWQPVAKILSLVIIFPIVILYSKLVDTFPRHKVFYFLTGLYGVIALVMFFCFSDSSIGLANTVKSPWRVLGWAWYIWVESFGSLMVALFWAIVTDITSPESAKRGFPLVALFGQIGNMVGPFFLNAKRLGFSNSAPVVGVLAILLFVIGFMFWVFMHVTPASQLKGYHPEGEAEEGEPGFFEGLKLLVTRGYLLGLFLIITIYEVIVTVLDFHFKMSVSTAFTNEAEVGAYLASYATMTGLVSTLCVLFGINSIQRILGMRASLLMLPILTTAAVLLIKFNPQSLVIGFWIMVFSKAVNYALNQPTLKQLYIPTSKDTKYKAQAWIEMFGGRLSKGSGSYINTFRAPLVAHHGPIDGVARFLMFSSLISFGLVGVWLLVAIYVAATYDKAIKEKRIVC